The proteins below come from a single Sorghum bicolor cultivar BTx623 chromosome 4, Sorghum_bicolor_NCBIv3, whole genome shotgun sequence genomic window:
- the LOC8082732 gene encoding uncharacterized protein LOC8082732, with protein sequence MAADPSRRRPVHHPAVSDVLSTLSEASATLADVQRRLDLEFSAAYPDHANPAKLVARVKRVVEEVAVLKEMSRDLLTEKQRLIDQIRVSLMAQRGMTQRLLAASGLPPLSDDDEAVLNSLNEVIQEWAAHVSPIPSGREIEDLDKNDANQILFSTTII encoded by the exons ATGGCGGCGGATCCGAGCAGGCGGCGGCCGGTGCACCATCCGGCGGTGAGCGACGTCCTGTCGACGCTCTCCGAAGCCAGCGCCACCCTCGCCGACGTGCAGCGCCGCCTCGACCTTGAGTTCAGCGCCGCCTACCCTGACCAT GCGAATCCGGCGAAGCTGGTGGCGCGGGTGAAGCGGGTGGTGGAAGAGGTGGCCGTGCTCAAGGAGATGAGCCGCGACCTCCTCACCGAGAAGCAG AGGCTGATCGACCAAATCCGCGTGAGCTTGATGGCGCAGCGCGGCATGACGCAGCGGCTGCTCGCCGCGTCCGGGCTGCCTCCCTTGTCCGATGATGACGAGGCCGTCCTCAACAGCCTCAACGAGGTGATCCAAGAATGGGCTGCTCATGTCAGTCCCATCCCAAGTGGAA GGGAGATCGAGGACCTGGACAAGAACGATGCCAACCAGATCCTCTTCTCGACTACTAtcatttag
- the LOC8081975 gene encoding protein TSS, which yields MAPKAGKAKLKAKGDKKKKEEKVLPTVLDVTVETPDYTHLTLKGISTDRILDVRKLLAVHVDTCHLTSYSLSHEVRGAQLKDTVEIASLKPCHLSIVEEDYTEELAVAHVRRLLDIVACTTAFGAKKTEPKPSSPDAAAAAAESAKTGSPGKTAPGGGEEPMYPPPKLEQFYDFFTFSHLTPPLHYIRRSSRPFVDDKREDDFFQIDVRVCNGKPVTIVASQEGFYPAGKRALISRSLVGLLQQTSRAFDGAYKSLMKAFVEHNKFGNLPYGFRSNTWVVPPVVADSPSVFPPLPTEDETWGGSGGGQGRDGKHDHRPWVKEFSILAAMPCKTAEERQVRDRKAFLLHSLFVDVAVLKAVASIQQLISNHASLHETTNGTIGSVLHTEQVGDMKIMITKDKTDASSKLDVKLDGSQAPGMSSDELAQRNLLKGITADESAIVHDTATLGVVIVKHCGYTAVVQVPVNTELTTSVAQQEIHIEDQPEGGSNALNVNSLRMLLHKSCAQVPGVQRLQTSDPQDNATTQTFVRKILTDSLQKLESEAPIVTRPIRWELGACWVQHLQNPTSEKTETKKSDETKDVPTVKGLGKQFGQLKEIKKKTDDKGGKNTYVKENTSPNTDNGHTDNTANIKDDKDVVLQKLLPEAAFQRLKESETGLHAKSLDELIEMSHKYYDDTALPKLVADFGSLELSPVDGRTLTDFMHTRGLQMRSLGRVVELSDKLPHIQSLCIHEMVVRAFKHIVRAVIAAVDDVNDMADSVASCLNILLGPFLEENNDGDCGEDHNLRKRWLEVFLIKRFGWKWKDEYCLDLRKYAILRGLCHKVGLELVTKDYDMDMPHPFRKSDIISVVPIYKHVACSSADGRTLLESSKTFLDKGKLEDAVNYGTKALAKLVAVCGPYHRMTAGAYSLLAVVLYHTGDFNQATIYQQKALDINERELGLDHPDTMKSYGDLAVFYYRLQHTELALKYVNRALYLLHLTCGPSHPNTAATYINVAMMEEGLGNVHVALRYLHEALKCNQRLLGADHIQTAASYHAIAIALSLMEAYSLSVQHEKTTLRILQAKLGSEDLRTQDASAWLEYFESKALEQQEAARNGTPKPDASIASRGHLSVSDLLDYINPDDELKAKEMQRKQARAKIKGRIGQNHSELVDDEDRRSPPPKNDNLLTENENSGVKENGTFVEYVKVNDKISSDTAIRIPQDDFTEEYTSDEGWQAAVPKGRSTGSRRTGAGTRRPNLAKINTNSLHSENGRYKGRGTSNFSSPRVSPSEATVPMGSSPLAKKLAKSSSFNSKAGSPSVSSNSGDNSSNPNSKPASPAIATAAVKVIPSTAPSASQTVRKSLSYKEVAIAAPGTLVKAFSDVHTEEKDAGGRGASPESAKSQKEINGHPSGEKDGAIEVSPKADTSQVTKSSDGGKPEQTDVLIGSNQPETGHKKTSDPAETSVAQKYTDLPAPVTSSAAQTEEVGTPNEEAPTVIEANDSSSNDDERDSGEDTPGQLSSGGENEKSSLSESEKNDTPREGAKETSKLSAAAVPFNPSTVPAFGSMAVPGFREHGGLLPSPANVPPMLSIPLRKHPHQSATARVPYGPRLAGGYNRSGHRGLRKKPVLTSGEAPTETNTSAPKVMNPNAPEFVPGQSRSPNGHPASPNGPLSSPGGIPSSPQDLLSSPDSTVESPVTPSPQVSECSQISPEGNDASSGINVEGGGVKQNVDDTNHTKSKDGEVEPDQTKAPEVTEEGAAVKDATEESIAAEQPKSWADYSDGEAEVVEVAS from the exons atgGCGCCCAAGGCAGGGAAGGCCAAGCTCAAGGCCAAgggagacaagaagaagaaggaagagaaAG TGCTGCCCACCGTGCTGGACGTCACCGTTGAGACGCCGGACTACACGCATCTCACGCTCAAG GGCATATCGACGGACAGGATCCTCGACGTCCGGAAGCTCCTGGCCGTCCACGTGGACACCTGCCACCTCACCAGCTACTCCCTGTCCCACGAG GTCCGTGGGGCCCAGCTCAAGGACACGGTGGAGATCGCCTCCCTCAAGCCATGCCACCTCAGCATCGTCGAAG AGGACTACACGGAGGAGCTCGCCGTCGCGCACGTGCGGCGGCTGCTCGACATCGTCGCCTGCACCACCGCGTTCGGGGCCAAGAAGACCGAGCCGAAGCCCTCGTCACCCgatgcggccgcggccgcggccgagtCCGCTAAAACCGGGTCGCCCGGTAAGACGGCGCCCGGCGGCGGTGAGGAGCCCATGTACCCGCCACCGAAGCTGGAGCAGTTTTACGATTTCTTCACGTTCTCGCACCTCACACCGCcgctgcatt ACATTAGGAGGTCGTCTCGCCCATTTGTTGATGACAAGAGAGAAGACGACTTCTTCCAGATCGAT GTGAGAGTTTGTAATGGGAAACCAGTGACCATTGTGGCATCCCAAGAAGGATTCTATCCTGCAGGGAAGCGTGCACTCATCAGCCGCTCCCTTGTTGGACTGTTGCAGCAGACAAGCCGTGCATTTGATGGA GCCTACAAGTCTCTGATGAAGGCATTTGTCGAGCACAACAAG TTTGGAAATCTTCCTTATGGATTCCGATCAAACACATGGGTAGTTCCCCCTGTTGTTGCCGATTCACCATCAGTGTTCCCACCTCTCCCAACTGAAGATGAAACCTGGGGTGGCAGTGGTGGTGGTCAAGGAAGAGATGGAAAGCACGATCATAGACCATGGGTGAAAGAATTTTCCATCCTTGCTGCAATGCCTTGCAAAACAGCTGAGGAGAGGCAAGTCAGAGATAGAAAGGCTTTCCTACTCCACAGTTTATTTGTGGATGTTGCAGTCCTCAAAGCTGTTGCATCTATTCAGCAACTGATTTCCAACCATGCGAGTTTACATGAAACAACAAATGGCACCATCGGTTCTGTTTTGCACACCGAGCAAGTAGGTGATATGAAAATAATGATCACAAAGGACAAAACAGATGCAAGCTCCAAGCTAGATGTTAAATTGGATGGAAGTCAGGCTCCAGGGATGTCTTCTGATGAGCTTgctcagagaaacttgttgaaaGGCATCACTGCTGATGAGAGTGCAATAGTACAT GACACAGCCACTCTTGGTGTGGTTATTGTAAAGCATTGTGGGTATACAGCTGTTGTCCAAGTTCCAGTAAATACTGAACTGACAACTTCTGTCGCACAACAGGAGATCCACATTGAAGACCAGCCTGAAGGAGGTAGCAATGCTCTTAATGTCAATAG CTTAAGGATGCTGCTTCATAAATCATGTGCTCAAGTACCTGGAGTTCAACGGTTGCAGACCAGTGATCCTCAAGACAATGCGACTACTCAAACTTTTGTCCGGAAGATATTGACGGACAGCCTGCAGAAGCTTGAAAGTGAGGCTCCGATAGTAACAAGACCTATCAGATGGGAACTTGGTGCTTGTTGGGTACAACATCTACAGAACCCAACTTCCGAAAAGACAGAGACTAAGAAAAGTGACGAGACTAAGGATGTCCCTACAGTAAAGGGTCTGGGTAAACAATTTGGTCAGTTAAAGGAGATAAAAAAGAAGACAGATGACAAGGGTGGAAAAAATACATATGTAAAAGAAAACACTTCACCTAATACAGATAATGGGCATACAGACAACACTGCCAACATAAAGGATGATAAGGATGTTGTTCTTCAGAAACTGCTTCCAGAAGCAGCTTTCCAAAGGCTGAAGGAATCAGAAACTGGACTTCATGCTAAG TCACTGGATGAACTGATTGAGATGTCACACAAGTATTATGATGATACCGCGCTGCCCAAATTG GTCGCAGATTTTGGCTCACTTGAGCTTTCCCCTGTTGATGGAAGGACATTAACAGACTTTATGCACACTAGGGGCCTCCAGATGCGGTCACTGGGACGAGTG GTTGAGCtttctgataagcttccacataTACAGTCCCTGTGTATACATGAGATGGTAGTTCGAGCATTTAAGCACATTGTTCGGGCTGTTATTGCAGCTGTTGATGATGTAAATGACATGGCAGACTCGGTTGCATCATGTTTAAATATTTTGCTGGGACCATTCCTGGAGGAAAATAATGACGGTGATTGTGGTGAGGATCATAATCTCAGGAAAAGGTGGCTGGAGGTCTTTTTGATAAAGAGATTTGGTTGGAAGTGGAAAGATGAATATTGTCTTGATCTAAGAAAATATGCCATTCTCCGTGGTCTCTGCCATAAG GTAGGACTTGAGTTAGTAACAAAAGATTATGACATGGATATGCCACATCCATTCAGAAAGTCGGATATTATCAGTGTTGTTCCTATCTACAAG CATGTTGCATGCTCATCAGCTGATGGCCGCACCCTGCTGGAGTCATCCAAGACTTTCCTGGATAAAGGGAAACTTGAGGATGCTGTTAACTATGGCACAAAG GCTCTTGCAAAACTTGTTGCTGTTTGTGGTCCTTATCATAGAATGACGGCAGGAGCGTACAGCCTTCTTGCAGTAGTGCTTTATCATACTGGGGATTTCAACCAG GCAACCATCTATCAGCAGAAGGCTTTAGATATTAATGAGAGGGAACTTGGACTTGACCATCCAGATACAATGAAAAGCTACGGAGATCTTGCTGTTTTCTACTATCGTCTGCAACATACAGAACTGGCATTAAA GTATGTCAACCGTGCCCTATATCTTTTGCACCTTACATGTGGCCCTTCTCATCCTAACACCGCTGCAACTTATATCAATGTTGCAATGATGGAAGAAGGGTTGGGCAATGTCCATGTTGCACTCCGTTACCTGCACGAAGCTCTAAAATGTAACCAACGGTTGCTTGGCGCTGATCACATACAG ACGGCAGCAAGTTATCATGCTATTGCTATTGCTTTGTCTTTAATGGAAGCATACTCATTGAGTGTCCAACATGAAAAGACTACTCTACGGATACTTCAAGCAAAGCTTGGATCAGAGGATCTTCGGACCCAG GATGCTTCTGCTTGGCTGGAATACTTTGAATCCAAGGCACTAGAGCAGCAGGAAGCAGCACGTAATGGTACTCCAAAGCCTGATGCTTCAATAGCAAGCAGAGGACATCTGAG TGTATCAGATCTTTTGGATTATATCAACCCGGATGATGAACTCAAGGCTAAGGAAATGCAAAGGAAACAAGCCCGTGCTAAG ATCAAAGGTCGCATTGGGCAAAACCACTCTGAACTTGTTGATGATGAAGATCGAAGGAGCCCCCCACCTAAAAATGATAATTTGTTAACCGAGAATGAAAACTCTGGAGTAAAAGAGAATGGAACCTTTGTTGAGTATGTGAAAGTGAATGATAAAATATCAAGTGACACTGCAATCCGCATACCTCAAGATGATTTTACTGAAGAGTACACATCTGATGAGGGGTGGCAAGCGGCTGTTCCAAAGGGACGATCCACTGGAAGCCGCAGAACTGGTGCAGGCACGAGGAGGCCAAATCTGGCAAAAATTAATACTAATTCACTACACAGTGAGAATGGAAGATACAAAGGAAGAGGTACATCCAACTTCTCTTCCCCTCGAGTTTCACCTAGTGAGGCTACAGTTCCTATGGGTTCTAGTCCTCTTGCGAAGAAATTAGCGAAGAGTTCAAGCTTCAATTCCAAAGCAGGTAGCCCTTCTGTCTCATCGAACAGTGGTGATAATTCTTCCAATCCCAACTCCAAGCCAGCAAGCCCTGCCATTGCCACAGCTGCTGTCAAGGTGATACCATCCACAGCACCAAGTGCCAGTCAAACAGTAAGGAAGTCACTTTCATACAAGGAGGTAGCAATAGCTGCACCAGGGACTCTTGTCAAAGCATTTAGTGATGTACACACAGAAGAAAAAGATGCAGGTGGCCGAGGTGCAAGTCCTGAAAGTGCCAAGTCCCAAAAAGAAATCAATGGTCACCCTTCTGGAGAGAAAGATGGGGCAATAGAAGTGTCACCAAAGGCTGATACTTCACAAGTGACTAAATCATCTGATGGAGGTAAACCAGAGCAAACTGATGTTTTGATTGGTTCAAATCAACCAGAAACAGGACATAAAAAGACCTCAGATCCAGCAGAGACATCTGTAGCACAGAAGTACACAGATCTTCCTGCCCCAGTCACATCATCTGCAGCACAAACTGAGGAGGTTGGCACCCCAAATGAGGAAGCACCAACTGTAATTGAGGCAAATGATTCTTCCTCCAATGACGATGAAAGAGATTCAGGAGAGGATACACCAGGACAGCTGTCGAGTGGAGGTGAAAATGAGAAATCTTCACTATCTGAGAGTGAAAAGAATGATACACCAAGAGAAGGTGCTAAAGAGACAAGTAAACTTTCTGCTGCTGCGGTTCCATTCAATCCATCCACTGTACCAGCTTTTGGTTCAATGGCTGTCCCAGGTTTCAGAGAACATGGAGGGCTGTTGCCATCACCAGCTAATGTGCCCCCTATGTTGTCCATCCCTCTACGTAAGCACCCTCACCAATCTGCAACTGCAAGGGTACCTTATGGTCCACGTCTGGCTGGAGGCTACAATAGATCAGGGCACCGAGGACTTCGTAAGAAGCCTGTGTTGACAAGTGGTGAAGCCCCTACAGAAACAAACACGTCTGCCCCCAAGGTTATGAACCCTAATGCCCCGGAGTTTGTTCCAGGTCAATCTCGGAGTCCTAATGGTCATCCAGCATCTCCAAATGGTCCTTTATCATCACCAGGTGGTATTCCATCTTCACCACAAGACCTTCTATCATCTCCAGATAGTACTGTGGAGTCACCAGTAACTCCATCCCCACAAGTTTCTGAATGTAGCCAGATTAGTCCTGAAGGAAATGATGCATCTAGTGGAATAAATGTTGAGGGTGGGGGTGTAAAGCAGAACGTGGATGACACGAACCACACAAAAAGTAAAGATGGTGAAGTGGAGCCTGATCAAACCAAAGCTCCTGAAGTTACAGAAGAAGGGGCGGCGGTAAAAGATGCTACTGAAGAGTCGATTGCAGCCGAGCAGCCCAAATCCTGGGCTGACTACAGCGATGGAGAGGCTGAGGTCGTTGAggttgcaagctaa